In Gemmatimonadota bacterium, the genomic stretch GCGTCCCGTACCTGCGAATAAAGCGAGCGGGTAAGTCGCAGTTCAACGGCCAATCTGGATTCTAGGTCCTGGACTGCGCGAGAGGTAAAGGTCCTAGTCCCTTCCTTTTCCGCCAAGTGGACACCTTCCTCCCGGCGAAGTGGCTGCGAAAGGCGGAGGAGCTGGCCGGCTTGGACCCGATGGACGGCTCGCTCTGGCATGCGTACAGGCGACGCTGGGCAACGGTCCGGAAGCATCTGCCCGCCGTGGACGTGGCCGCGGCCGGCGGATGGGCCGGACCCCATACCCTCCAACCCATCTCCCAGCGGCCTGACGAGGACACGATGCACGAGGTCGTGACGGGTGGAGGGCACGTCCGAGAGTCGAAGCGGTCTTGAGGGGGGCGGGCGCCGGCCCGCTCCGGCTTCCCTGGAGGGCCCAAGGGGGCCGCGCCTGTCTACCACCTCTCGTTCCCGGCCTCGGCCAACCGATCCAGCAACGCCCGAATACGAGGCTCTGCAGTTGGAATGTCCTCCCGGACCGTCTTCAGGAGGATCTCCACGTCGACGGTCTCGTAGGCGTGGATGAGCTTGTCCCTCATCCCGGCCATCTCTTTCCAGGGGATCGCGGAATCCAGGGCTCGGACAGAGGGCGGCACGCTTTTCGTGGCCTCGCCTACGATTTCGAGAGCTCCCATGACGGAGTCGCGGGTCTTGGGGTCAGCCTCCAGCTCATTGATCGTGCGAACCGCTCCGGCAAATTCCTTGGCAAGAGCCATGTTGTGGAGGGTGTCCTCCAGGGCATCGACGGGATCGCGCTCTGCGGTCAGACCGGGATGGCCTCCGCCAGGATCCGGTCCCGGAGCCGGGGCTTCAGAGACCTGCGCATGACGAGGTCCACCGGAACACCCAGCCGGTCGGCGATCTCATTCTCCAACCGGATGAACTCGAAGAGGCCAGGCGTCACCGTGAACGTCACCAGGATGTCGAGATCGCTCTCCTCGCGCGCATCCTCCCGGACCCGTGAGCCGAAGACCTCCAGCGTGTCGACGGAGTAACGCTTTTGGAGCTCGGGGAGGAGGTCCCGCAGGCGTTCCAATACCGGCTCCAGCTTCTCATTGGTCTTCATGGTGGCCCCCGTGTGTTGCGGACCGCGACGGCCGCCGCTGTGCCATCTGGGCCAATGGCGGCTCTACCCCGCTCGGACCCAAGGAGCCCCTCTCGAGGTCCTCGCCCAACATACCCACCAACATACCCACGGCCCTTCATCCCTCCGTTATAACGTGTGTAAGTCCTTTATCCACTTTTACTTACAAGTGGAGCCAGCCGGGATCGAACCGGCGACCTCCTGCTTGCAAAGCAGGCGCTCTCCCAACTGAGCTATGGCCCCTCGACGCCGAAAACTACCCCTGACGGGCAGGCCGAGGAAGTGCAGGTTGGGGGATGGAAGCCACCCTACTCGAGCGCGACAAGGACGCGGGCCCGCTGTCCCGAACGGCGATCCGGATTCTCGATCGACAGCGTCAGGGCGGAGAGGGGCGTATCCGCATACCGTTCGGCCAATTCGCCCGAGTCGGCCATGGCCCCCGCGTTCGTGGGAATGAGGTCCACCTCTGCGCGCCAGCGCTCGGACCGGCGGTCTCCCCGGCCAGTGGGATACAGGACGACGGCGAAGGTCGCACCGTCCGAGTGCTCGAGCTCCACGTGGGGAGAAATCGTCGTGGTGCCCCAGTCGTATCCGTTGATGAAATCGCCGAATGGCGTCGCGAGCTGCTCCGTGAAGTTGTGGAGCCGAATGGTCACGGTCACGGTCATCAGGCGACCGAGGCTGGGCCGCGTTCGACTCGCCTCCTGAACCCGCTCGACCTCGAAGGCCCACGGGCCCATTTCGATGACCTCGCCGAGCGTTCGGGTTTCGGAGCTGGAGCATGCGGCGAGGGCGACGATCCCGAACGGGGACAAGGCGCCGAGGCCGCTACGGAAGATCCGCGACCGCGACATCGAAGTCTCCTCCCGCGGCCAAGCACGCCGCCTCATGCGCATGGTTCCGTTAGCCCTCGGGATACGCCGGCGGCTCGAAATCCGCCGTCTCCCAGACCCGGCGGAACTCCGCTTCGACCTGGTCGGCCTCGGCTTCCCTTCCCTGCCTCCGGATGGCGACGGAGAGTCCGTGAAAGGACCAGCCGTTCTCCGGGAACTTCGCGAGATCGGCTCGGAACGCCTGCTCCGCGTCCGCGGGCCGGCCGG encodes the following:
- a CDS encoding HepT-like ribonuclease domain-containing protein, whose protein sequence is MALAKEFAGAVRTINELEADPKTRDSVMGALEIVGEATKSVPPSVRALDSAIPWKEMAGMRDKLIHAYETVDVEILLKTVREDIPTAEPRIRALLDRLAEAGNERW
- a CDS encoding nucleotidyltransferase family protein codes for the protein MKTNEKLEPVLERLRDLLPELQKRYSVDTLEVFGSRVREDAREESDLDILVTFTVTPGLFEFIRLENEIADRLGVPVDLVMRRSLKPRLRDRILAEAIPV